From Nitrospirota bacterium, a single genomic window includes:
- a CDS encoding sensor domain-containing diguanylate cyclase → MKPARPQLAAELKREVAVLRARLKDKGRELAFFINTAKALTSTLDLDKVLDVILERARRLIPCERWALFLVDEIDGRRELRPHRALLRGRARDARAVPWGVGPSGWVAQHARPLLIQDPRVALPTGLRNLKRSGPRLRSLLAIPIVNKRKTLGVLELVNRLDGRPFDVADRDMLMQLMGQAAIAIERSQLYHRKEELSIRDDLTKLFNFRHLDQVLDNEIRRCIRYGSVLSVIFLDLDYFKVVNDRYGHLMGSRVLVEVAELLIRNLRDVDIISRYGGDEFVVVLPETGLRTTFAITKRLHRAFHRHEFLSAEGLNVHLTASFGIAGFPDHARNKKDLIRLADQAMYEAKYGGRDRICAATRRASALRAPGSLSGKRRPIRRVAQP, encoded by the coding sequence GTGAAGCCCGCTCGGCCCCAGCTTGCCGCGGAGCTGAAGCGGGAGGTGGCCGTCCTTCGAGCGCGTCTCAAAGACAAGGGCCGGGAGCTGGCCTTCTTCATCAATACCGCCAAAGCGCTGACCTCCACCCTTGACCTCGACAAAGTCCTCGATGTGATTCTGGAGCGAGCCCGCCGACTCATTCCCTGCGAGCGGTGGGCGCTGTTCCTGGTCGACGAAATCGACGGTCGTCGGGAGCTCAGGCCCCACCGCGCGCTGCTTCGGGGCCGGGCTCGGGATGCCCGCGCGGTTCCGTGGGGGGTCGGACCCAGCGGCTGGGTCGCACAACACGCCAGGCCGCTGCTGATCCAAGATCCTCGCGTGGCGCTGCCGACCGGATTGCGAAACTTGAAACGTTCGGGCCCGAGGCTGCGGTCGCTGCTGGCGATTCCGATCGTCAACAAGCGCAAAACGCTCGGGGTGTTGGAGTTGGTCAACCGGTTGGACGGCCGTCCGTTCGACGTGGCCGACCGCGACATGCTGATGCAATTGATGGGTCAAGCCGCGATCGCGATCGAGCGCTCTCAGCTCTATCACCGCAAAGAGGAGTTGTCCATCCGGGACGACCTCACCAAGCTGTTCAACTTCCGGCACCTGGATCAGGTCCTGGACAATGAGATCCGGCGGTGCATCCGCTATGGGTCGGTGCTCTCGGTGATTTTCCTCGATCTGGACTATTTCAAGGTCGTCAACGACCGGTACGGCCACCTCATGGGGAGCCGGGTGTTGGTGGAGGTCGCGGAGCTGCTCATCCGAAATCTCCGCGACGTGGATATCATCTCGCGGTATGGCGGCGACGAGTTCGTGGTGGTGTTGCCCGAAACCGGGTTGCGGACCACCTTCGCGATCACCAAGCGGCTGCACCGCGCGTTCCATCGTCACGAGTTTCTGAGCGCGGAAGGCCTCAACGTCCACCTCACCGCGAGCTTCGGCATTGCGGGGTTTCCGGACCACGCCCGCAACAAGAAGGACCTGATTCGATTGGCGGACCAGGCGATGTACGAGGCCAAATACGGCGGCCGGGACCGCATTTGTGCGGCCACGCGTCGCGCCTCCGCGCTTCGCGCGCCCGGTTCCCTGTCGGGGAAGCGGCGCCCGATCAGAAGGGTTGCCCAGCCGTGA
- a CDS encoding BamA/TamA family outer membrane protein has translation MVWIAWGPAAVATVLLLGVASPLPAASLQVRYDISARFSPTDHVLSGTARVLITNRSENPLRDVPFLLYPNIYREPNRDLDKDALERIYPRAFNPGSMAVTAIQADTGDAVAFEIGAPPAHPPQTVAHAILPHPVPPNGSIELQLTFITFIPEKYGVFGYFHNVTALKGGWYPYVPAFREGNWALDTLPDPAEYSVQILAPRDVMVVGADMADDDAGAPHRRWRLHLPRAVNVALALSPYYQERVEQHDSTRIRYAFLPHDRAYTPPVLAALRRGLTFFREQFGNLALNEIRVAEVYLHQEVVSPDPGVIFLATRTYKVFAPLKKYHEAEVAKGLYFALWRARLPDEEAWVLEGLADATTQAYLRERFRRPPNLLGLLKPVAFIPIVDQILYSNRLPLRQVYFKETTPILPREDFAVFNNRRPDGSSVFFKLSALIGTEAVNTVLERYTERVVGGAPRPFREVAQEETGRDLDWFYSQWLTTNPTTDFSVASVQRETRADGHHTTLALTKTGEGIEPVAVNLRLGEGPPLTTTWLSYGPEFQETFVTRSPVKVIELDPDHKTSDPNRFNNRTPPAIKFILEKLPGISYDFQTQNISYDLSAYFQRRYDEHNILRLRYSKDDIETQGGIAATHDFEQPVFSYTTRQSVSVGVEASRRLIPITPGDLPETVTSVQLAHVISNAETPLVYSEEIQQIFFGAIPYSALTTTFAQRVSGGEYPSALKVQLDARHQWSFATLHEVAARGTIGQSAGGFHDARQFDLAGSGGMRGYSPGSVSGESVLLASLEYRHPLVRDMGTNVWGLTLLRRLQAAVFADAGTVGEPRNFIQFLYDVGLGLRLTHEVLGLYPLVTRLDVAWPVNVDEALKAEEQQPHFYLTAGQPF, from the coding sequence ATGGTTTGGATCGCGTGGGGGCCGGCCGCCGTGGCGACCGTCCTGCTGCTCGGGGTCGCCAGCCCCCTCCCCGCCGCGTCGCTGCAGGTCCGGTACGACATCAGCGCGCGCTTTTCTCCCACCGACCATGTCCTCTCCGGCACCGCACGGGTCCTGATCACGAACCGGTCCGAGAACCCGCTGCGCGACGTCCCGTTCTTGCTGTACCCCAACATCTACCGCGAACCGAACCGCGATCTGGACAAAGACGCTCTCGAACGGATCTATCCGCGGGCGTTTAATCCCGGCTCAATGGCCGTGACCGCCATCCAGGCCGACACCGGCGACGCCGTGGCGTTCGAAATCGGCGCGCCGCCGGCCCATCCGCCCCAGACTGTGGCGCACGCGATCCTCCCGCACCCCGTGCCGCCGAACGGCTCCATCGAGCTCCAGCTCACGTTCATTACCTTCATCCCTGAGAAATACGGGGTGTTCGGCTACTTCCACAATGTGACCGCGCTGAAAGGCGGCTGGTACCCGTACGTGCCCGCGTTCCGCGAAGGGAACTGGGCGCTCGACACATTGCCGGACCCCGCGGAGTACTCCGTGCAGATCCTGGCTCCGCGCGACGTCATGGTGGTGGGCGCGGACATGGCCGACGACGATGCGGGCGCGCCGCACCGCCGCTGGCGGCTCCACCTGCCGCGCGCGGTGAACGTGGCGTTGGCCCTCAGCCCCTACTACCAGGAACGGGTGGAGCAACACGACTCGACCCGCATCCGTTACGCGTTTCTTCCCCACGATCGGGCCTACACCCCGCCCGTACTCGCGGCGCTCCGTCGAGGCCTGACCTTCTTTCGCGAGCAATTCGGCAACCTCGCGCTCAATGAGATCCGCGTGGCGGAGGTCTACCTTCATCAAGAAGTGGTGTCACCGGACCCCGGTGTGATCTTCTTGGCGACGCGCACCTACAAAGTGTTCGCCCCTCTGAAGAAGTACCACGAGGCCGAAGTGGCCAAGGGGCTCTATTTCGCGCTCTGGCGCGCCCGACTTCCCGACGAAGAAGCGTGGGTGCTCGAGGGCCTGGCCGATGCCACCACTCAGGCCTACCTGCGGGAGCGCTTCCGGCGGCCGCCGAACCTGCTGGGGCTGCTCAAGCCTGTCGCGTTCATTCCGATCGTTGACCAGATCCTGTACTCCAACCGCCTCCCCCTCCGTCAGGTGTACTTCAAAGAAACGACCCCGATTTTGCCCCGAGAGGATTTCGCGGTGTTCAACAATCGGCGACCCGACGGGTCCAGCGTCTTCTTCAAGCTGTCGGCGCTGATCGGGACCGAGGCGGTGAATACCGTGCTGGAACGGTACACCGAACGCGTGGTGGGCGGCGCCCCCCGCCCGTTTCGTGAGGTGGCCCAAGAGGAGACCGGCCGAGACCTCGACTGGTTCTATTCCCAGTGGTTGACGACCAATCCCACCACCGACTTCTCGGTGGCGTCGGTCCAGCGCGAAACCCGTGCCGACGGGCATCATACGACCTTGGCGCTGACCAAGACCGGAGAAGGCATCGAACCGGTCGCGGTAAACCTAAGGCTGGGCGAGGGCCCTCCGCTCACCACCACCTGGTTGTCGTACGGACCCGAGTTCCAAGAAACATTTGTGACCCGTTCACCGGTCAAGGTGATCGAACTGGACCCGGACCACAAGACCAGCGACCCGAACCGGTTCAACAATCGGACGCCACCGGCCATCAAATTCATCCTCGAAAAATTGCCCGGGATCAGCTACGACTTTCAGACCCAGAACATCAGCTACGACCTCAGCGCGTACTTCCAGCGACGGTACGACGAGCACAATATCCTGCGCCTTCGCTACTCCAAAGACGACATCGAGACGCAAGGCGGCATCGCGGCGACCCACGATTTCGAGCAACCGGTTTTCTCGTACACGACGCGTCAATCCGTTTCTGTGGGGGTGGAGGCGAGCCGGCGGTTGATCCCGATCACGCCGGGAGATCTGCCCGAAACGGTCACATCGGTTCAACTCGCCCACGTCATTTCGAACGCTGAAACGCCGCTGGTATACTCCGAGGAGATCCAACAGATTTTCTTCGGAGCGATCCCGTACTCCGCCCTGACGACCACGTTCGCCCAACGCGTGTCGGGCGGTGAGTACCCCAGCGCGTTGAAGGTCCAGTTGGACGCTCGACATCAGTGGTCGTTCGCCACCTTACACGAAGTCGCGGCGCGCGGGACGATCGGCCAGTCCGCGGGGGGATTTCATGACGCCCGCCAGTTCGACCTGGCGGGTTCGGGTGGGATGCGGGGGTACTCACCGGGCAGCGTGTCCGGCGAGTCGGTCCTCCTGGCCTCGCTGGAGTACCGACACCCGCTGGTACGCGACATGGGAACCAATGTCTGGGGCCTGACGCTGCTGCGCCGCCTTCAGGCCGCCGTGTTCGCCGACGCGGGAACCGTGGGTGAGCCCCGCAATTTCATCCAGTTCCTGTACGATGTGGGTTTGGGCCTCCGCCTTACCCACGAGGTCTTGGGCCTGTATCCGCTCGTCACGAGGCTCGACGTGGCCTGGCCTGTCAATGTCGACGAAGCGCTCAAGGCCGAGGAGCAGCAACCCCACTTCTATCTCACGGCTGGGCAACCCTTCTGA